From a single Aggregatilinea lenta genomic region:
- a CDS encoding beta-galactosidase has protein sequence MEDHDSGQRLPAVPRARTAAHRIAGVTLLAALLLVVSGCSRAEEPPAPAANPLPTPYDLAPDAVTDPAFPSLTYGIQAFLWWNGTTRPYDLDAMRLMNFTHVKQIFAWADVEPVDDEWHWQQADAVVAEAQCRGRQIVARLDHAPEWAAAAPGDDPAAPPVNLDAWGEFCGTLAARYKGQIAAYQVWNEPNLDREWGGRSPNAEGYVSLLKTCSQAIHTADPDAIIISAGLAPTGTVSSAVTPDMIYLRQMYDAGASEWFDVLGLNAPGYNDPPSTSPEEAAEKYDGNRWRVFRHVEDMRAIMVDEGDAAKQVAILEMGWTTDSVHPDYAWHAVTEQQQADYLVGAYQWAAEHWRPWVGLMTTIYLSDFDWTPDDEEYWWAIDLPSFPPKTYRPAFIALANMEKVSGDTVIPARDPGSPEATTLQPLTCPN, from the coding sequence TTGGAAGATCATGATTCGGGACAACGGCTGCCCGCCGTGCCGCGCGCGCGGACCGCTGCGCATCGTATCGCCGGTGTGACGCTGTTGGCGGCGCTGCTGCTCGTCGTGAGTGGGTGCAGCCGAGCCGAGGAGCCTCCCGCGCCGGCGGCCAACCCGCTGCCCACGCCCTACGATCTGGCCCCTGATGCCGTCACCGATCCCGCCTTTCCCTCGCTGACATACGGTATCCAGGCGTTCCTGTGGTGGAATGGGACCACGCGTCCCTACGACCTCGACGCGATGCGCCTGATGAACTTCACGCACGTCAAGCAGATTTTCGCGTGGGCGGACGTGGAGCCGGTGGACGACGAGTGGCACTGGCAGCAGGCCGACGCCGTGGTGGCTGAGGCGCAGTGCCGGGGTCGCCAGATCGTCGCGCGGCTCGATCATGCGCCGGAGTGGGCCGCTGCCGCGCCAGGTGACGATCCCGCCGCGCCGCCGGTGAACCTGGACGCCTGGGGCGAGTTCTGCGGCACGCTGGCCGCGCGCTACAAAGGGCAGATCGCCGCGTATCAGGTGTGGAACGAGCCGAACCTCGACCGCGAATGGGGTGGGCGCTCGCCCAATGCCGAGGGGTACGTCAGCCTGCTGAAAACGTGCTCGCAGGCGATCCACACTGCCGATCCGGATGCGATTATTATTTCCGCCGGGTTGGCCCCTACCGGGACCGTCTCATCTGCCGTGACGCCCGACATGATCTACCTGCGCCAGATGTACGACGCGGGCGCGTCGGAGTGGTTCGACGTGCTGGGCCTGAACGCGCCGGGCTACAACGATCCGCCGAGTACCTCGCCGGAGGAAGCCGCCGAGAAGTACGACGGCAACCGTTGGCGCGTGTTCCGCCACGTCGAGGACATGCGCGCGATCATGGTCGATGAGGGCGACGCCGCCAAGCAGGTGGCCATTCTGGAAATGGGCTGGACCACCGACTCCGTGCATCCCGATTACGCGTGGCATGCCGTTACCGAGCAGCAGCAGGCGGACTATCTGGTCGGCGCGTACCAGTGGGCGGCGGAGCACTGGCGTCCCTGGGTGGGGCTGATGACGACCATTTACCTGTCCGATTTCGACTGGACGCCCGACGACGAGGAATACTGGTGGGCGATTGACCTGCCCTCCTTCCCGCCGAAGACATACCGCCCAGCCTTCATTGCGCTGGCGAACATGGAGAAGGTGTCGGGGGACACGGTCATCCCGGCGCGTGATCCCGGCTCGCCGGAAGCGACGACGCTCCAGCCGCTCACCTGCCCGAACTGA
- a CDS encoding RIO1 family regulatory kinase/ATPase domain-containing protein has product MNHNANLNHNTNDTYDFDRYDEYEEQFDPITNSRQMRRQGKHKSSRAPKPAPQESPTDFAEAVDLENEFNISYQPSRYEAGWLVDTLRPFYEQTLIADVLALVRGGKEATVYCCEAHPSVGLPLLAAKVYRPRKFRSLRNDAVYREGRQILTAEGRAVKNNDHRVMRAIGKKSAFGVEVAQTSWLMYEFKTLQALHAMGAAVPRPVAVGEHGVLMGYYGDAEMPAPTLNEVRLDRDEAALLLAETLRNVELMLSHGLIHGDLSAYNILYWEGEIVLIDFPQVIDSRNNPQSYQILRRDVTRVCEYFQRQGAPSDPTRITDALWAEYVNLSPADWLDVLPEDLDDDEDAAR; this is encoded by the coding sequence TTGAATCACAACGCGAACCTGAATCACAACACGAATGACACGTACGACTTCGATCGTTACGATGAGTACGAAGAACAGTTCGACCCGATCACCAACAGCCGCCAGATGCGCCGCCAGGGCAAGCACAAGTCCAGCCGCGCGCCGAAACCGGCCCCACAGGAGTCGCCAACCGACTTTGCCGAGGCGGTGGACCTGGAGAACGAGTTCAACATCAGCTACCAGCCGTCGCGCTACGAGGCGGGCTGGCTGGTAGACACGCTTCGCCCGTTCTACGAGCAGACGCTGATCGCCGACGTGCTGGCGCTGGTGCGCGGCGGCAAGGAAGCCACCGTGTACTGCTGCGAGGCGCATCCCTCCGTCGGACTGCCGCTGCTGGCGGCGAAGGTCTACCGCCCGCGCAAGTTCCGCAGTCTGCGCAACGACGCCGTATATCGCGAAGGTCGCCAGATTTTGACCGCCGAGGGCCGCGCGGTGAAGAACAATGATCACCGCGTCATGCGCGCCATCGGCAAAAAGAGCGCGTTTGGCGTGGAGGTCGCGCAGACCTCGTGGCTGATGTACGAGTTCAAGACGCTGCAAGCGCTGCACGCGATGGGCGCAGCCGTGCCCAGGCCGGTCGCGGTGGGCGAACATGGCGTGCTGATGGGCTACTACGGTGACGCCGAGATGCCCGCGCCGACGCTCAACGAGGTCCGGCTGGACCGCGACGAGGCCGCGCTGCTGCTGGCGGAGACGCTGCGCAACGTCGAGCTGATGCTCAGCCACGGTCTGATCCACGGCGACCTGTCGGCCTACAACATCCTGTACTGGGAAGGAGAAATCGTGCTGATCGACTTCCCGCAGGTGATCGACAGCCGCAACAACCCGCAGTCATACCAGATCCTGCGCCGCGACGTGACGCGCGTGTGCGAGTACTTCCAGCGCCAGGGCGCGCCGAGCGATCCCACGCGGATCACGGACGCGCTATGGGCGGAGTACGTGAATTTGTCGCCCGCCGACTGGCTGGACGTGCTGCCGGAGGATCTGGACGATGACGAGGACGCGGCGCGGTGA
- the rimO gene encoding 30S ribosomal protein S12 methylthiotransferase RimO, which produces MSKRKDSYYLLSLGCSKNTVDSESMAALLDGAGMRGTDRASRAEVLIVNTCGFIESAREESIAALRELAATKKPDQYLIAAGCLSQRYGHDLPAQIPELDGVIGTRRWMDIVDLILRLRARKHPEPLYHIPDEAVTVGTDEHGVHRVAVQGPSAYLKIADGCRRPCAFCAIPAIKGTAVSRPADRILDEARMLRDGGVQELILIAQDTTDYGHDLGVKDGLAQLLEQLVAAVPDVPWIRIMYAYPGYVTDRMIETMATHSQIVPYLDIPLQHAHRQTLLRMRRPANIDWVHKTIGKMRSAMPDLAIRTTFIVGYPGETDEEFDTLVDFVQEMQFDRVGCFTYSFEPGTPSADLPDLVPQEVMEHRRDVLMSVQQPISLARNQALVGRTLDVLVEGQAEAADEDGNPTGQMISLARSYRDAPEIDGYVLIEGELPTGAFVPVRVTGAMAYDLVATPDLMPHMVITPGTILGPSA; this is translated from the coding sequence ATGTCCAAACGGAAAGATTCCTACTACCTGCTCAGCCTCGGCTGCTCGAAAAACACGGTCGACTCGGAATCGATGGCGGCCCTGCTCGATGGAGCCGGAATGCGCGGCACGGACCGCGCCAGCCGCGCCGAGGTGCTGATCGTGAATACGTGCGGCTTCATCGAGTCCGCGCGCGAGGAAAGCATCGCCGCGCTGCGTGAGCTGGCCGCGACCAAAAAACCGGACCAGTACCTGATCGCGGCGGGCTGCCTGTCGCAGCGCTACGGCCACGACCTGCCCGCACAGATCCCGGAGCTGGACGGCGTGATCGGCACGCGGCGCTGGATGGACATTGTGGATCTCATTCTCCGCCTGCGCGCACGCAAGCACCCGGAACCGCTGTACCACATCCCCGACGAGGCGGTGACGGTCGGCACGGACGAACACGGCGTGCATCGCGTCGCAGTCCAGGGACCGAGCGCGTACCTGAAGATCGCGGATGGCTGCCGCCGCCCGTGCGCCTTCTGCGCGATCCCGGCGATCAAGGGCACGGCGGTCAGCCGCCCGGCGGATCGCATCCTCGACGAAGCGCGCATGCTGCGCGACGGCGGCGTGCAGGAGTTGATCCTGATCGCGCAGGACACGACCGATTACGGGCACGACCTGGGCGTAAAAGATGGGCTGGCGCAGCTTTTGGAACAGCTCGTCGCCGCCGTGCCGGACGTGCCGTGGATTCGCATCATGTACGCGTACCCCGGCTACGTGACCGACCGCATGATCGAGACGATGGCGACGCACAGCCAGATCGTGCCGTACCTCGACATCCCGCTCCAGCATGCGCACCGGCAGACATTGCTGCGCATGCGCCGCCCGGCCAACATCGACTGGGTGCACAAGACCATCGGCAAGATGCGGTCCGCCATGCCCGATCTGGCGATCCGTACCACGTTCATCGTGGGCTATCCGGGCGAGACGGACGAGGAATTCGACACGCTGGTGGACTTCGTGCAGGAAATGCAGTTCGACCGCGTGGGCTGCTTCACGTACAGCTTCGAGCCGGGCACGCCCTCGGCGGACCTGCCGGACCTCGTGCCGCAGGAGGTCATGGAGCACCGCCGCGACGTGCTGATGAGCGTGCAGCAGCCGATCAGCCTCGCGCGCAACCAGGCGCTGGTCGGGCGCACGCTCGACGTGCTGGTGGAGGGCCAGGCCGAAGCCGCCGACGAAGACGGTAATCCCACCGGGCAGATGATCAGCCTCGCGCGCTCGTACCGCGACGCGCCGGAGATCGACGGCTACGTGCTGATCGAGGGCGAGCTGCCGACGGGTGCATTCGTGCCGGTGCGCGTCACGGGCGCGATGGCGTACGACCTCGTCGCCACGCCAGACCTGATGCCGCACATGGTCATCACGCCGGGCACGATCCTGGGGCCGAGCGCATAA
- a CDS encoding SH3 domain-containing protein: MRGRSLTVWGVRLVVLVALTAGALWAAPAYAQGGTATVTAQSANVRSGPGTSNAAIASLAEGDVVTLVGRADGTDPAGWTWAQVKIPGGTQGWVAAELLDLGGTDFASLPVTGTAGGSSDSGGGAAAPVASGEGIAGETNSAANFRTGPGTTNSIITLLSSGTGLVATGRNGASDWLAVTVNGQAGWIWAQLVTLSGDAGSLPVTDGQGGGTTATNLTPVSGGPGLTGFGYGAHVDSFSYPNLMANAGMTWAKRQVRFRMGMSGGEVSWMIDQAHSNGFKILLGVVGYSNEMGNAGYFEDYARFVGEVAALSPDAIEVWNEQNIDREWPNGQIDPSRYTQLLALAYNAIKSANSNVAVISGAPSPTGAEGAFGSAAVWNDDRYVQGMAAAGAAQYMDCIGAHYNEGIVSPTLTSGDPRDGYYTRYFWGMVNTYSAAFGGAKPICFTELGYLTPEGYGPLPGSFSWAGSTSVAQQAQWIAEAIQQARSSGKVSLVIVWNMDFTQYEGDPMAGYALVRPGGGCPACDALASIR, translated from the coding sequence ATGCGAGGACGATCTCTTACGGTATGGGGGGTGCGCCTGGTCGTGCTGGTGGCGCTGACCGCCGGTGCGCTGTGGGCCGCGCCAGCCTATGCCCAGGGTGGGACCGCCACCGTGACCGCCCAATCGGCGAATGTGCGCTCCGGCCCCGGCACGAGTAATGCGGCGATTGCCAGCCTGGCCGAAGGCGACGTGGTGACCCTGGTTGGCCGCGCGGACGGCACCGACCCGGCGGGCTGGACCTGGGCGCAGGTGAAGATTCCCGGCGGCACGCAGGGCTGGGTCGCGGCGGAGCTGCTCGACCTGGGCGGCACGGACTTCGCGTCTCTGCCGGTGACCGGCACGGCGGGCGGCAGCAGCGATAGCGGCGGCGGGGCAGCGGCTCCGGTGGCATCCGGTGAGGGTATTGCGGGCGAGACTAACAGCGCGGCGAACTTCCGCACGGGGCCGGGCACCACCAACAGCATCATCACGCTGCTGTCGAGCGGGACCGGGCTGGTGGCGACGGGCCGCAACGGCGCGAGCGACTGGCTGGCCGTGACCGTGAACGGTCAGGCGGGCTGGATCTGGGCGCAGTTGGTGACCCTCAGCGGCGACGCGGGCAGCCTGCCCGTAACCGACGGCCAGGGCGGCGGCACGACGGCGACGAATCTCACGCCCGTTTCGGGCGGCCCCGGCCTGACCGGTTTCGGCTACGGCGCGCACGTGGACAGCTTCTCCTATCCGAACCTGATGGCGAACGCGGGCATGACCTGGGCCAAGCGTCAGGTCCGTTTCCGCATGGGCATGTCGGGCGGCGAAGTCTCGTGGATGATCGACCAGGCGCATAGCAACGGCTTTAAGATCCTGCTCGGCGTCGTCGGCTACTCCAACGAGATGGGCAACGCGGGCTACTTCGAGGACTACGCGCGCTTCGTGGGTGAAGTCGCGGCTCTCAGCCCCGACGCGATCGAAGTCTGGAACGAGCAGAACATCGACCGCGAGTGGCCCAATGGCCAGATCGACCCGTCGCGTTATACACAGCTGCTGGCCCTAGCCTACAACGCGATCAAGTCCGCCAACAGCAACGTGGCCGTGATCAGCGGCGCGCCGTCGCCCACGGGCGCGGAAGGCGCGTTTGGTTCGGCGGCGGTTTGGAACGACGACCGCTACGTGCAGGGCATGGCGGCAGCGGGCGCGGCGCAGTATATGGACTGCATCGGCGCGCACTACAACGAGGGTATCGTCAGCCCGACGCTGACCAGCGGCGACCCGCGCGACGGCTACTACACCCGCTACTTCTGGGGCATGGTCAACACCTACTCAGCGGCCTTTGGCGGTGCGAAACCGATCTGCTTTACCGAGCTGGGCTACCTGACGCCGGAGGGCTACGGCCCGCTGCCCGGATCGTTCTCGTGGGCGGGCAGCACCAGCGTCGCGCAGCAGGCGCAGTGGATCGCCGAAGCGATCCAGCAGGCGCGCAGCAGCGGCAAGGTCAGCCTGGTGATCGTGTGGAATATGGACTTCACGCAGTACGAAGGCGACCCGATGGCGGGTTACGCGCTGGTGCGGCCCGGCGGCGGGTGTCCGGCGTGTGACGCGCTGGCGAGCATCCGCTAA
- a CDS encoding beta-galactosidase — MQTSMVARQRQRQMRGFVVAWLGVTLFMGAVTFAGIYYATGLINNGGSDSGGDISVAALPGGDRDAAAQQATGVPTPTAFPGTEAETPAEEPVTGSSGADLSGPVPDVFQLGVQVQENPDPTVYQIWMGEVTDKLKLSWIKQQVRWEDVEPVQGQYDWAALDTTMELTAQAQVRVMLSVVTAPDWAREQGNQRLDEVGPPEDPQTYAAFLTALLERYPGHVHAIEVWNEMNIDREWASVYGLQPSRYVTLLQAAHDAIKAVDPNIIVISGALSPTGVNDGVGAYDDFVYMEMLINAGMLDYADCVGAHHNGYNIGPTIPWNNVPNDPTAIFRGPFDNPHHSWSFYSTLQGYSQRIQNAGSDTKLCITEFGWPVVEDLSAMPRGFEFAQDNTLVEQAQYFSEAIQEMEDWGTVWLAFVWNLNYGAQAGWDASNDNVPYSLLRPDWVPAPAYDAIGAYDFRSETMQ; from the coding sequence ATGCAAACGTCAATGGTTGCGCGGCAGCGGCAGCGCCAGATGCGCGGGTTTGTCGTCGCCTGGTTAGGGGTCACCCTGTTCATGGGCGCGGTAACCTTCGCCGGAATTTACTACGCGACCGGCCTGATCAACAACGGCGGCAGCGACAGCGGCGGCGATATCAGCGTGGCCGCACTGCCGGGTGGTGATCGGGATGCCGCTGCACAGCAGGCCACCGGCGTGCCCACCCCTACCGCTTTCCCCGGCACCGAGGCTGAAACCCCTGCCGAAGAACCCGTGACGGGATCGTCGGGTGCGGACCTGTCGGGTCCGGTGCCGGACGTGTTCCAGTTGGGCGTCCAGGTGCAGGAAAACCCCGATCCGACCGTCTACCAGATCTGGATGGGCGAAGTGACCGACAAGCTCAAGCTGTCGTGGATCAAGCAGCAGGTCCGTTGGGAAGACGTCGAGCCGGTGCAGGGCCAGTATGACTGGGCCGCGCTGGACACGACGATGGAGCTGACGGCGCAAGCCCAGGTCCGCGTGATGCTCAGCGTGGTCACCGCGCCGGACTGGGCGCGCGAGCAGGGCAACCAGCGTCTGGACGAAGTTGGCCCGCCCGAAGATCCCCAGACCTACGCGGCCTTCCTGACCGCGCTGCTCGAACGCTATCCCGGCCACGTCCACGCCATCGAGGTGTGGAACGAGATGAACATCGACCGCGAATGGGCGTCGGTGTACGGCCTCCAGCCCAGCCGCTACGTCACGCTGCTTCAGGCCGCCCACGACGCGATCAAAGCCGTGGACCCGAACATCATCGTCATTAGCGGCGCGCTGTCCCCGACGGGCGTCAACGACGGCGTAGGCGCGTATGATGACTTCGTGTACATGGAAATGCTGATCAACGCCGGGATGCTCGACTACGCGGACTGCGTGGGCGCGCACCACAACGGCTACAACATCGGCCCGACCATCCCCTGGAACAACGTCCCGAACGATCCGACCGCGATCTTCCGTGGCCCGTTCGACAACCCGCACCACAGTTGGTCGTTCTACAGCACGCTGCAGGGCTACAGCCAGCGCATCCAGAACGCGGGCAGCGACACCAAGCTGTGCATTACCGAGTTCGGTTGGCCGGTCGTCGAAGACCTGAGCGCCATGCCGCGCGGCTTCGAGTTCGCGCAGGACAACACTCTGGTCGAACAGGCGCAGTACTTTAGTGAAGCGATCCAGGAAATGGAAGACTGGGGCACGGTCTGGCTCGCGTTCGTCTGGAACCTGAACTACGGTGCGCAGGCGGGCTGGGATGCCAGTAACGACAACGTGCCGTACTCGCTGCTGCGGCCCGATTGGGTGCCTGCGCCCGCGTATGACGCGATTGGCGCGTACGACTTCCGCAGCGAGACGATGCAATAA
- a CDS encoding HD domain-containing protein → MLYEDRVYGPVEIDATVLLDLMHSAALQRLRGVYQHGITGLLGITNPLSRFEHSVGAMLLVRHLGASEAEQIAALLHDVSHTAFSHVADHVFAGPESYHEAVKAEYVAGTDLPDILARHGHDWHAFLHEDAYPLLEQPAPALCADRVDYFLRDSLDLGLGTPEQVRGAVKRLVVQDGRIMCDDLDTARWMADAYLAAEDASRSNYREAALYELIARAIQLALARGVLAPADLWDTDRAVWDRLAAASDSELQALLGLVSTRTRFEQDAAAPDFWVSLKQRTLDPDVVQGGVAQPLSALDPAFAARRDAYLSAKAGRWPVRVIAAS, encoded by the coding sequence ATGCTGTATGAGGACCGTGTTTACGGCCCGGTCGAGATCGACGCGACGGTGCTGCTCGACCTGATGCACAGCGCCGCCCTACAGCGGTTGCGCGGTGTCTACCAGCACGGCATCACCGGGCTGCTGGGCATCACCAATCCGCTCAGCCGCTTCGAGCACTCTGTCGGCGCGATGCTGCTGGTGCGGCACTTGGGCGCCTCCGAAGCGGAGCAGATCGCCGCGCTGCTGCACGACGTCAGTCACACCGCGTTTAGCCACGTGGCCGATCACGTTTTCGCCGGGCCGGAGAGCTATCACGAGGCGGTCAAGGCGGAATACGTCGCGGGCACGGATCTGCCGGACATCCTCGCGCGGCACGGCCACGATTGGCACGCGTTTCTGCACGAGGACGCTTATCCACTGCTGGAACAGCCCGCGCCTGCGCTGTGCGCCGACCGCGTCGATTACTTCCTGCGCGACAGCCTGGACCTGGGCCTGGGCACACCGGAGCAGGTGCGCGGGGCGGTGAAACGGCTCGTGGTGCAGGATGGGCGCATCATGTGCGATGATTTGGATACGGCGCGGTGGATGGCAGACGCGTATCTGGCCGCCGAAGACGCCAGCCGTTCGAATTACCGCGAGGCGGCGCTGTACGAGCTGATTGCACGCGCGATCCAGTTGGCGCTGGCGCGCGGTGTGCTGGCTCCCGCCGACCTGTGGGACACCGATCGCGCGGTGTGGGACCGGTTGGCCGCCGCGTCCGATTCGGAGCTTCAGGCGCTGTTGGGGCTTGTGTCCACGCGCACGCGCTTCGAGCAGGACGCCGCCGCGCCCGATTTCTGGGTGAGCCTCAAGCAGCGTACGCTCGACCCGGACGTGGTGCAGGGCGGGGTCGCGCAGCCGCTCTCGGCATTAGACCCCGCGTTCGCTGCGCGGCGCGACGCGTACCTGAGCGCCAAGGCGGGTCGCTGGCCGGTGCGCGTGATCGCGGCGTCGTGA
- the rtcA gene encoding RNA 3'-terminal phosphate cyclase, with product MLILDGGQGEGGGQIVRTALTLSCILGIPFRVRRIRAGREPSGLRPQHVAAIRAATDICGAHVEGAEVGSETLTFEPGGSVRAGTYDWEIGTAGAATLVLQTVLLPLALAKSESSVSVRGGTHVPHSPSAHYLRDVYVPLLLEMGADAALFIEAYGWMPEGGGQIDAQIAGSARLVGRDLRNRGELERVFGAAVASSLPSHIPQRMANRAINLIDSVESFDAPVDIRPLRTSGISAGAGIFLTAEYGNGRGGWGVLGHKGMPSEVVAGDAVTALLSFHDSGAAVDRHLADQLVIPLALAAGESAFTTPEITQHLRTNIETVQHFVDRAIRIDEARHLVSFA from the coding sequence ATGCTGATCCTAGACGGCGGCCAGGGCGAGGGCGGCGGGCAGATCGTCCGCACCGCGCTGACCCTGAGCTGTATCCTGGGCATTCCCTTCCGGGTGAGACGCATTCGTGCCGGTCGCGAACCGTCCGGGCTGCGCCCGCAGCACGTCGCGGCGATCCGCGCGGCAACGGACATTTGCGGGGCGCACGTCGAAGGCGCGGAGGTTGGATCGGAAACGCTGACGTTTGAGCCGGGCGGCTCCGTTCGCGCCGGGACGTACGACTGGGAGATCGGCACGGCGGGTGCGGCGACGCTCGTGCTGCAAACCGTGCTGCTGCCATTGGCGCTGGCGAAGAGTGAATCGTCGGTGAGCGTGCGCGGCGGGACCCACGTGCCGCACAGCCCGTCCGCCCACTATTTGCGCGACGTCTACGTGCCGCTGCTGCTCGAAATGGGTGCGGACGCGGCGCTGTTCATCGAGGCGTACGGTTGGATGCCCGAAGGCGGCGGGCAGATCGACGCGCAGATCGCCGGAAGCGCGCGGCTGGTCGGGCGCGATCTGCGCAACCGTGGCGAACTGGAGCGCGTCTTCGGCGCGGCGGTCGCCAGCAGCCTGCCGTCGCATATCCCGCAGCGCATGGCGAACCGCGCGATCAACCTGATCGACAGCGTGGAGTCCTTTGATGCCCCAGTGGATATCCGACCGCTGCGCACGAGCGGAATTAGCGCGGGCGCGGGGATCTTCCTGACGGCAGAGTATGGCAACGGTCGCGGCGGCTGGGGCGTGCTGGGGCACAAGGGCATGCCGTCCGAGGTTGTCGCGGGCGACGCGGTGACGGCGCTGCTGAGCTTTCACGACAGCGGCGCGGCGGTCGACCGGCATCTGGCCGACCAGCTTGTCATCCCGCTGGCGCTGGCCGCAGGCGAGAGCGCGTTCACCACGCCCGAAATCACCCAGCATCTGCGCACCAACATCGAGACGGTGCAGCATTTCGTCGACCGCGCGATTCGCATCGACGAGGCGCGGCATCTGGTCTCTTTTGCCTGA
- a CDS encoding glycosyltransferase family 39 protein: protein MNRHKEIILVTLLLLLAAVFRSWDLSRVPSGFSDEELAYIRLTEAVETGNIAVYYQVGDDHGRSGLYAVANAIVTRFTGDGLLGYRLLSFWASLLSLALLYIVARRLFGRYVALMALGVMSVNLHAVVLARTATAESLVPLYVLLVLYVLVVAFHVGRSVRFHTPSTTAFALLAVLFGASGYLHYTTLIVGPLGALFFVHLLLTRQPLSRRIWSVVIFVLVLATIVALPYLTSTIRELHNSELDIFVVERPRTLADLVDGMLGAVGGILWQGDTRLAYNVPDVALLGPLLSLLMLVGVVRSVQRWREPRYALLLLSLLAGLVTDIWIAPEPTFSANLAALPALYILPAIGVMVVWRALSVRGSRVQALRWATVLVLAAFVLNAALTWDRVFAQWSDKDGADAVFHADLGRVAAYLDRSSSESPAAICMIPLDMPNDVGLTQRQILPLMMHREDIGLRSVDCRGGLVFTNAGATMRLVFPDPSYRELMPPELVEWLAGATEVSVDSLPDGSVLALNVEQRISDMGGYWNTAAPTFYLPETNGDGSLPAALPVTLERNLTFAGYDPRALAPHQAGGDPIVLVTYWRVDGPLPDNLAIFAHLLAYLNPRLQPLAESNTINVVPSELKNRDIFIQVSYLWLNDRVREGYYPLTVGAYTGQVAALDDHLRVIDRRGELHGERLLVGDVPVMAAPETEGGVQ, encoded by the coding sequence TTGAACCGGCACAAAGAGATCATTTTAGTCACGCTCCTGCTGCTGTTGGCAGCGGTATTCCGATCCTGGGACCTGTCGCGCGTGCCGTCCGGCTTCAGCGACGAGGAACTGGCCTACATCCGGCTGACGGAAGCGGTCGAAACCGGCAACATTGCGGTGTACTATCAGGTCGGCGACGACCACGGACGGTCCGGGCTGTACGCGGTCGCCAACGCCATCGTGACCCGGTTTACCGGGGATGGGCTGCTCGGCTACCGGCTGCTGTCGTTTTGGGCCAGCCTGCTGTCGCTGGCGCTGCTGTATATCGTCGCGCGGCGTTTGTTTGGGCGCTACGTGGCGTTGATGGCGCTCGGCGTGATGAGCGTCAACCTGCACGCCGTGGTGCTGGCACGCACCGCGACGGCGGAATCGCTGGTGCCGCTGTACGTGCTGCTGGTGCTGTACGTGCTGGTCGTCGCGTTCCATGTGGGGCGGTCGGTGCGCTTCCATACGCCCTCGACCACGGCCTTCGCGCTGCTGGCGGTGCTGTTCGGCGCGTCCGGCTATCTGCACTACACGACGTTGATCGTAGGGCCGCTCGGCGCGCTGTTCTTCGTGCATCTGCTGCTGACCCGCCAGCCGCTGTCGCGCCGGATCTGGAGTGTGGTGATTTTCGTGCTGGTCCTGGCGACGATCGTCGCCCTGCCGTACCTGACCTCGACCATCCGCGAATTGCACAACAGCGAGCTGGACATCTTCGTGGTCGAGCGTCCGCGCACCCTGGCCGATCTGGTCGATGGCATGCTCGGCGCGGTGGGCGGCATTCTTTGGCAGGGCGATACCCGGCTTGCCTATAATGTGCCTGACGTCGCACTGCTGGGTCCCCTGCTCTCGCTGCTAATGCTGGTGGGCGTGGTGCGGTCGGTGCAGCGCTGGCGCGAGCCGCGTTACGCGCTGCTGCTGCTGTCGCTGCTGGCCGGGCTGGTGACCGACATCTGGATCGCGCCCGAACCGACCTTTTCGGCCAATCTGGCGGCGCTGCCCGCGCTATATATTCTGCCTGCGATCGGCGTGATGGTGGTGTGGCGCGCGCTCAGCGTGCGTGGCAGCCGCGTTCAGGCGCTGCGGTGGGCGACGGTGCTGGTGCTGGCTGCGTTCGTCCTTAACGCGGCGCTGACGTGGGATCGCGTCTTTGCGCAGTGGAGCGACAAAGACGGCGCGGACGCGGTGTTTCACGCCGATCTGGGCCGCGTGGCGGCGTATCTCGATCGCTCCTCGTCAGAATCGCCCGCCGCGATCTGCATGATTCCGCTGGATATGCCCAACGACGTCGGGCTGACACAGCGCCAGATCCTGCCGCTGATGATGCACCGCGAAGACATCGGCCTGCGCAGTGTGGACTGCCGGGGCGGATTGGTCTTCACCAACGCGGGCGCGACGATGCGCCTCGTTTTCCCCGACCCCAGCTACCGGGAACTGATGCCGCCGGAACTGGTCGAGTGGCTGGCCGGGGCGACCGAGGTATCGGTGGACAGCCTGCCGGACGGTTCTGTGCTGGCGCTCAACGTCGAGCAGCGCATCAGCGACATGGGCGGCTATTGGAACACTGCCGCGCCGACGTTTTATCTGCCTGAGACGAACGGTGATGGCAGCCTTCCCGCCGCGCTGCCCGTGACGCTGGAACGCAACCTGACATTCGCCGGGTACGATCCGCGCGCGCTGGCGCCGCACCAGGCGGGCGGTGACCCGATCGTGCTGGTGACGTACTGGCGCGTGGATGGGCCACTGCCCGATAACCTGGCCATCTTTGCGCACCTGCTGGCCTATCTCAATCCGCGCCTTCAGCCGCTGGCGGAATCGAACACGATCAACGTGGTTCCATCGGAGCTGAAGAACCGCGATATTTTTATACAGGTGTCGTACCTGTGGCTGAACGACCGCGTGCGCGAGGGTTACTATCCGCTGACGGTGGGCGCGTACACGGGCCAAGTGGCCGCGCTGGACGATCACCTGCGGGTGATCGATCGTCGCGGCGAGCTGCACGGCGAACGTTTGTTGGTTGGGGATGTGCCGGTGATGGCCGCGCCCGAAACGGAGGGCGGCGTCCAGTAG